In Etheostoma spectabile isolate EspeVRDwgs_2016 chromosome 20, UIUC_Espe_1.0, whole genome shotgun sequence, the following are encoded in one genomic region:
- the pcare1 gene encoding photoreceptor cilium actin regulator: MGCSPSKGNHFGILGPMRKGRMLPPAPQEIPRDSHFEDGENRYSTGSTDGDTKERKGAGQNQTCQKEAHVTPQNKSYVTELSPEAVNMDKLGSQRMENNTVSQKKDKHVDKQDVTEKKPVRKQKKMTRGIKGLKKKDKEKDKPPTEQKVDFPEPLVKAHQAAYAFLNPSINKYDDLLGLLEQATQTQVSVQTMVAFMALRYEEIIQGLEEMADEGEKVLKENGEHLAWPSQMKNLSSSPPLKSGSANIEPPPDLLQQLLQYTTQRMQNVSQTVGGIGESALEEAVEYFASVSELLEEKLKLKHAVETRLMRLLSRIEMASLRKPGPEDSALFSEDSGIGAESESLAGSERRHRRESCASTGTNRTNPASPMGYTSMTIRQGVSRQKLASKISPSVSLTSLNSLGSTCTIMANYQRDSLLGSVSLDYGEEDDNDDDDDDDDEEMDRGMGGVGFRPRSNSSPVDREPQQPRRLPPKRIENPQNVEMTLKMKNAISGRIKFVPSQNASAKTKIVGSPKTSRHQWTEDEEQSPKRPQTTAPRKAVVKKTPVGREQRSQSAESLRKKGEDPTLLELERTQKDLNQKIQRMSKSKACGSKAGGKTAPSKPNQGTSPAQSPAVIPKHPLLPKNSNPQPLDDKAGLIRSNSKKHEVASDVEEDKLKDKKTSKGPVKATPPPSPPASPRPSSGLYRGRNSVKRLIDTFSQGIEDLEGPKVLGPLKGVRKCGVPVLPGLGNVEAVLSTGITSCRPESTSSEKANDLDLDSLPPPPLEVLLDNSFESAQSLSTGGADDGVIKVGKSPVLKRAAVSHRLRASVNSGTVLPSKGGLPQASKVISLAKADQQDTSAPSKFRQPDVKLEADQGKEKDSLYQQGRKSIHLRHSSDSQRSSTGYVLTNQSASREESADIQDGGNLSVPRSNSTVSTVPPSSVIRSQQPATPPMYRGRMLPSTPSTPSSLHRRLPSPHNFKRQPTPPSSASPPVNRKLTTPPVVQERLPSPPVTKQNILNSNSSSSYPFKAPSPPASPKVQRWSRENSSEDSSNARMISNARSVFCPASPSLFEAHPCPVPRPPQAWTSTGVSFLSRSWGSRGRFPVSVQGPQPFIRRSHSDRRPSLNLPPRSPGISVAETCGSEPAICSQGLDDEPTRDEELWGSQSNLRAQLRSASHPDLCVVGQALH, translated from the exons TTCTGGGTCCCATGAGGAAGGGGCGAATGCTTCCCCCTGCACCTCAAGAAATCCCCAGAGATTCCCACTTTGAAGATGGAGAGAATCGTTATTCAACTGGATCAACGGATGGGGATacaaaggagagaaagggagccGGACAAAACCAGACATGCCAGAAAGAAGCTCATGTGACACCACAAAATAAGAGTTATGTGACCGAGCTATCTCCTGAAGCAGTAAACATGGATAAACTGGGGAGTCAAAGAATGGAAAACAACACAGTTTCACAGAAAAAAGACAAGCATGTTGACAAGCAGGATGTGACCGAAAAAAAGCctgtcagaaaacaaaaaaaaatgaccagAGGTATTAAGGGgctaaaaaagaaagacaaggaaAAAGACAAACCACCTACAGAACAGAAAGTGGACTTTCCAGAACCTTTGGTAAAAGCTCACCAAGCTGCTTATGCTTTTTTGAATCCTAGCATAAACAAATATGACGATTTACTAGGACTTTTGGAACAAGCAACCCAAACACAGGTTTCTGTGCAGACTATGGTTGCTTTCATGGCTCTACGCTATGAGGAAATAATTCAGGGTCTGGAGGAGATGGCCGACGAGggagaaaaagttttaaaagaaaatggagaACATCTTGCTTGGCCAAGTCAAATGAAAAACCTCTCATCTTCTCCACCTTTGAAGTCTGGCTCTGCTAATATTGAGCCCCCACCGGATTTGTTGCAGCAGCTGCTTCAGTACACCACACAGAGAATGCAAAATGTCAGCCAGACTGTGGGTGGAATAGGAGAGTCTGCTTTGGAGGAGGCAGTGGAGTACTTTGCGTCTGTCTCAGAACTTTTAGAGGAGAAACTGAAACTCAAACATGCAGTAGAGACTAGGCTAATGCGACTTTTATCTCGCATTGAAATGGCGTCTCTGCGCAAGCCTGGGCCAGAGGACTCTGCCCTCTTTAGTGAGGACAGTGGTATTGGGGCTGAGAGCGAATCCCTTGCTGGATCTGAAAGACGCCATAGACGAGAGAGCTGTGCGTCCACTGGGACAAATAGAACTAATCCTGCCAGTCCTATGGGATATACCTCCATGACCATTAGGCAAGGAGTATCAAGACAAAAGCTTGCAAGTAAAATAAGtcccagtgtttctctcacctCGCTCAACTCGTTAGGTTCTACATGTACCATAATGGCTAACTACCAAAGAGACTCATTGCTAGGATCAGTCTCCTTAGATTATGGGGAGGAAgatgacaatgatgatgatgatgatgatgatgatgaggagatGGATAGAGGCATGGGAGGTGTAGGCTTTAGACCGCGATCAAATTCTTCACCTGTAGACCGTGAACCACAACAACCACGCCGCCTACCACCAAAGCGCATTGAGAATCCTCAAAATGTCGAAATGActctcaaaatgaaaaatgcaataaGTGGTAGGATAAAGTTTGTCCCATCACAGAATGCTAGTGCCAAAACAAAGATAGTTGGCAGTCCAAAAACCAGTAGACACCAGTGGACAGAGGATGAGGAACAATCTCCAAAGAGGCCTCAAACTACAGCACCTCGGAAGGCAGTGGTAAAAAAGACCCCAGTGGGTAGGGAACAACGTTCACAGTCAGCAGAATCCCTGCGGAAGAAAGGTGAAGATCCTACTCTGCTTGAACTAGAAAGGACACAGAAGGATTTAAACCAGAAGATACAGAGGATGAGTAAAAGCAAGGCATGTGGAAGCAAAGCAGGTGGAAAGACTGCTCCATCTAAGCCAAATCAAGGAACGTCACCAGCACAGTCTCCAGCAGTAATTCCCAAACATCCCTTGCTTCCAAAGAACAGCAATCCCCAACCACTTGATGACAAAGCAGGCCTCATCAGGAGCAACAGTAAAAAACATGAGGTAGCCAGTGATGTAGAAGAAGATAAACTTAAGGACAAGAAAACATCCAAGGGTCCAGTAAAAGCCACCCCACCCCCAAGCCCTCCTGCATCACCACGACCATCTTCGGGACTTTACAGAGGCAGGAACTCAGTCAAAAGACTGATTGATACCTTCAGCCAAGGAATAGAGGATCTAGAAGGTCCTAAAGTTCTGGGGCCTCTCAAAGGAGTACGAAAGTGTGGTGTTCCTGTGTTACCTGGTTTAGGGAATGTAGAAGCTGTGTTAAGCACTGGAATAACCAGCTGTAGACCGGAATCTACTTCATCTGAGAAAGCCAATGATTTAGATCTGGATAgtcttcctccacctccactGGAAGTATTATTGGACAATTCCTTTGAAAGCGCCCAGAGTCTTTCAACTGGTGGAGCAGATGACGGGGTTATAAAAGTTGGAAAATCACCTGTATTAAAAAGGGCTGCTGTATCGCATCGACTGAGGGCCTCAGTTAATTCAGGGACAGTGCTGCCAAGTAAAGGAGGCCTGCCACAAGCTTCCAAGGTTATTTCCCTTGCTAAAGCAGATCAACAAGACACATCTGCTCCGTCAAAGTTCAGGCAACCAGATGTCAAACTGGAGGCAGACCAAGGAAAGGAAAAGGATTCCTTATACCAGCAAGGCAGAAAGAGTATACATCTAAGACACTCTTCTGACtcacagagatcttcaacaggttACGTATTAACAAATCAATCTGCCAGTCGAGAAGAATCAGCAGACATACAAGATGGTGGCAACCTTTCAGTGCCTAGATCTAACTCCACAGTGTCTACAGTGCCTCCTTCTTCAGTGATCAGGAGCCAACAACCTGCCACCCCTCCCATGTATAGAGGGCGAATGTTACCCTCCACACCTTCTACACCAAGTAGTCTACATCGAAGACTTCCCAGTCCCCATAACTTCAAAAGGCAACCTACTCCACCCTCTTCAGCTAGCCCCCCTGTTAACAGGAAACTCACCACACCACCAGTAGTTCAAGAGAGGCTCCCCAGCCCACCTGTCACAAAGCAGAATATTTTAAACTCAAATTCATCCTCCTCCTACCCTTTCAAAGCACCATCTCCACCAGCTTCGCCAAAAGTACAAAGATGGTCAAGAGAGAACAGCAGTGAAGACTCATCTAATGCACGGATGATCAGTAATGCACGTTCAGTGTTCTGCCCTGCATCCCCATCCCTGTTTGAGGCCCATCCTTGTCCAGTTCCTCGACCCCCTCAAGCATGGACCTCTACTGGGGTCTCTTTTCTCTCACGTTCTTGGGGGAGTCGTGGGAGGTTTCCTGTATCTGTTCAAGGACCTCAACCCTTCATCCGACGTAGCCATTCAGACCGAAGGCCAAGTCTAAATCTGCCACCAAGATCACCGGGCATCTCAGTGGCTGAGACTTGTGGAAGTGAGCCTGCCATATGCTCACAGGG GTTGGACGATGAACCAACCAGGGACGAAGAATTATGGGGGAGCCAATCAAACCTCAGAGCTCAACTACGCTCTGCATCACACCCGGACCTGTGTGTTGTTGGACAGGCCTTGCACTGA